A single Vigna radiata var. radiata cultivar VC1973A chromosome 8, Vradiata_ver6, whole genome shotgun sequence DNA region contains:
- the LOC106770229 gene encoding uncharacterized protein LOC106770229 — protein MKEKEMQPGCFNEIFKKLGIKILVTESLQQIPEYAKFLKKLLKRKKYLEEDTIEVHGDCSVILQKALPPKVKDPGSFIIPCTFRSHKRGKTLINLGSSINLMLLTVLENIGGLEVKLARISLFMADGSTKRPYGMVEDVMVQTNNLRFLVDFGVLEMEENLEIPIILGSPFMKTAKVMINVDDGTIALKDQEEEVIFNVFNVEQQIQVKKNSRKDACKDAPGTSTKASKPSKKENEVILKAEMKSQGDGAQKGLEKH, from the exons atgaaagaaaaagagatgcAACCAGGGTGTTTTaatgaaatcttcaagaaattggggATAAAAATTCTTGTGACTGAGTCATTGCAACAAATCCCTGAATATGCCAAGTTTTTGAAGAAACTcctcaaaagaaagaaatatctaGAGGAGGACACAATTGAGGTACATGGGGATTGCAGTGTGATCTTACAGAAGGCACTCCCTCCTAAGGTTAAAGATCCAGGAAGTTTCATTATTCCTTGCACTTTTAGGAGCCACAAAAGAGGGAAAACCCTAATCAATTTAGGGTCGAGTATCAATTTGATGCTCTTAACTGTTCTTGAAAATATTGGTGGTCTTGAAGTCAAGCTGGCAAGGATATCTCTTTTTATGGCAGATGGATCCACCAAAAGGCCCTatggtatggtggaagatgtgaTGGTTCAAACTAATAACCTAAGATTCCTGGTGGACTTTGGTGTGctggagatggaggaaaattTGGAGATCCCTATTATTCTTGGAAGCCCATTCATGAAGACGGCCAAGGTGATGATTAATGTTGATGATGGAACAATAGCActtaaagaccaagaagaagAAGTTATTTTCAATGTCTTCAATGTTGAGCAACAGATCCAAGTGAAGAAGAATAGTCGCAAAGATGCATGTAAAGATGCACCAGGGACTAGTACAAAAGCTTCAAAGCCAAGCAAGAAag agaATGAGGTAATACTGAAAGcagagatgaagagccaagGAGATGGAGCTCAAAAAGGCCTGGAAAAGCACTAG